The following are encoded together in the Bradyrhizobium algeriense genome:
- a CDS encoding saccharopine dehydrogenase family protein, with product MSSSKFDIVVYGATGFTGQLVAEYLAAQYKGDANLKWAMAGRSKDKLASVRDAIGAPSDTALIVADASDSTSLKTMVTQTKSVITTVGPYQLYGNELIATCAEAGTDYLDLCGEPVWMRQMIEKHEVAAKASGARILFSCGFDSIPFELGTYFVQEEAKRVFGAPASRVKGRVRDMRGTLSGGTAASARAQFEAVARDLSLVAILNNPFALTPGFEGAKQPRGNRPVYEEDLQSWAAPFMMALINTRNIHRSNMLMDFPYGKEFVYDEMVLTGAGERGEANAKLVMAANTEKTGPNAPKPGEGPSKEERENGLYDLLYVAIAPDGRQVRAAVKGDRDPGYGSTSKMISECAICLLRDTPDVPAGIWTPGAAMQHKLIKRLVDHAGLTFTVEK from the coding sequence ATGTCTTCGTCGAAATTCGACATCGTCGTCTATGGCGCCACCGGCTTCACCGGGCAGCTCGTCGCCGAATATCTCGCCGCGCAATACAAGGGCGACGCCAATCTGAAATGGGCGATGGCCGGGCGCAGCAAAGACAAGCTCGCCTCTGTCCGCGACGCGATCGGCGCGCCATCAGATACCGCGCTGATCGTGGCGGATGCGAGCGATTCCACCTCGCTGAAAACGATGGTCACCCAGACCAAGTCGGTGATCACCACCGTCGGACCGTATCAGCTCTACGGCAACGAATTGATCGCGACCTGTGCGGAGGCCGGCACCGATTATCTCGATCTCTGCGGCGAGCCGGTCTGGATGCGGCAGATGATCGAGAAGCATGAAGTCGCCGCGAAGGCGAGCGGCGCCCGAATCCTGTTCTCATGCGGGTTCGACTCGATTCCTTTCGAACTCGGTACGTACTTCGTGCAGGAGGAGGCCAAGCGTGTATTCGGTGCGCCAGCCTCTCGCGTCAAAGGTCGTGTGCGCGACATGCGCGGCACGCTCTCCGGCGGGACCGCAGCAAGTGCGCGGGCCCAGTTCGAAGCCGTGGCTCGCGATCTCAGCCTCGTTGCGATCCTGAACAACCCGTTCGCATTGACCCCGGGGTTCGAGGGCGCCAAGCAGCCGCGCGGGAACAGGCCGGTTTATGAGGAAGACCTGCAATCCTGGGCAGCGCCGTTCATGATGGCGCTCATCAACACCCGTAACATCCATCGCTCGAACATGCTGATGGACTTTCCGTATGGGAAGGAGTTCGTCTACGACGAAATGGTACTGACGGGTGCCGGCGAGAGGGGCGAAGCCAACGCCAAGCTGGTGATGGCCGCAAACACCGAAAAGACCGGTCCGAACGCGCCGAAGCCGGGCGAAGGGCCGTCGAAGGAAGAGCGCGAGAATGGGCTCTACGACCTGCTCTACGTCGCGATTGCTCCCGATGGCCGTCAGGTCCGCGCAGCGGTCAAGGGCGATCGCGATCCCGGCTATGGCTCGACGTCAAAGATGATCTCGGAATGCGCGATCTGCCTGCTGCGCGATACGCCGGATGTGCCAGCGGGAATTTGGACGCCGGGGGCGGCGATGCAGCACAAGCTGATCAAGCGGCTTGTTGATCATGCTGGGTTGACGTTCACGGTGGAGAAATAG
- a CDS encoding exopolysaccharide transport family protein, whose translation MRLAFWRAGKDKPVVQRAMARPAPSAPKPVAASESGDLDLHALGQTLMHKRSLIIVPTVLVLVASLAAVNMITPRFKSEARILVDGRENVFLRPTGERNEERSALDAEAVTSQVQLVQSRDLAREIIKKNKLAERPEFDPVLQGFSPLKSLLALIGIGRDPLSLTPEERVLEAYYDRFTAYAVDKSRVIVIEFQSRDPELAARVANSIAEGYLVLQQDARQQQAKSAGQWLSGEIESLRKKVAEAESRAEDFRSKSSLFVGTNNTTLSNQQMGEINTQLNNARALKSDAESKARLIKEMLQGGRPIEASEVLNSELIRRLSEQRVTLRAQLAEQSSTLLGGHPRIKELKAQLADLDRQLREEADKVSRSLESDARIASGRVDGLMNSLDQLKKLASSNNGQDVQLRALEREAKAQRDLLESYLAKYREASARENIEAAPADGRIISRATVSNTPAYPKKLPIVLIATLATLLLTSGAIVTGELLRMTAPRRPGAAWPEVVREIAPEIAPKIILAAPPEPVRAPAIAPELPVADLADADHISEPVLNEPRVDSPRMDTAAEIGEIGQVADVLVGAGVAARKVTVLGTASSESITLTALTLARLMAQQAKVVVVDLVASSPMIPAASVDPVAPGLAELMQGEASFAQIITKDRLSRVHLVSAGRPGFDRAQLQSPRLVLAIDALLRVYDHVLMDAGTASDLPAELLTSQAQAVVVPEASMTQDARALMCDQLRAVGFSEVTMLSKPCQDSDEVEPGPRVVAA comes from the coding sequence ATGCGTTTGGCGTTCTGGCGTGCAGGCAAAGACAAGCCGGTGGTGCAGCGGGCGATGGCAAGGCCTGCGCCTTCGGCCCCGAAGCCCGTCGCCGCATCCGAATCCGGCGATCTCGATCTGCATGCGCTCGGCCAGACGCTGATGCACAAGCGAAGTTTGATCATCGTCCCGACGGTTCTGGTGCTGGTGGCATCGCTGGCCGCGGTCAATATGATCACCCCTCGGTTCAAGTCGGAAGCGCGCATCCTGGTGGATGGGCGCGAAAACGTGTTCCTGCGGCCGACCGGCGAGCGCAACGAGGAGCGCAGCGCGCTCGACGCAGAAGCCGTGACCAGTCAGGTGCAACTCGTGCAGTCGCGCGACCTGGCCCGCGAGATCATCAAGAAGAACAAGCTTGCCGAGCGTCCCGAATTCGATCCGGTGCTGCAAGGGTTCTCGCCGCTGAAGTCATTGCTGGCCCTGATCGGTATCGGACGCGACCCGCTCTCGCTGACACCTGAGGAACGTGTCCTGGAAGCCTATTACGATCGCTTCACGGCCTACGCCGTCGACAAGTCCCGCGTCATCGTCATCGAATTCCAGTCGCGCGATCCCGAACTTGCCGCGCGCGTCGCCAACTCGATCGCGGAAGGCTATCTGGTGCTGCAGCAGGATGCGCGGCAGCAGCAGGCGAAATCGGCAGGCCAGTGGCTGTCGGGTGAAATCGAAAGCCTGCGCAAGAAGGTGGCAGAAGCCGAATCCCGCGCTGAGGATTTCCGCTCCAAGTCTAGCCTGTTTGTCGGCACCAACAACACCACGCTGTCCAACCAGCAGATGGGTGAGATCAACACGCAGCTGAACAACGCCCGGGCCTTGAAGTCTGATGCGGAGTCCAAGGCACGGTTGATCAAGGAAATGCTGCAGGGCGGCAGGCCGATCGAGGCTTCGGAAGTGCTCAATTCCGAACTGATCCGCCGGCTCTCCGAACAGCGGGTGACGCTGCGCGCCCAGCTCGCCGAGCAATCGTCGACGTTGCTCGGTGGCCATCCCCGCATCAAGGAATTGAAGGCGCAACTCGCCGATCTCGATCGGCAGTTGCGCGAGGAGGCGGACAAGGTGTCCCGCTCGCTGGAGAGCGATGCCCGCATCGCCAGCGGCCGGGTCGATGGCTTGATGAACAGCCTCGATCAGTTGAAGAAGCTGGCGTCCTCGAACAACGGCCAGGACGTGCAGCTCCGCGCGCTCGAGCGCGAAGCCAAGGCCCAGCGCGATCTGCTGGAATCCTATCTCGCCAAATACCGCGAGGCCAGCGCCCGCGAGAACATCGAGGCGGCGCCGGCCGATGGCCGCATCATCTCGCGCGCCACCGTCTCCAATACCCCGGCCTATCCGAAGAAACTGCCGATCGTGCTCATCGCGACGCTGGCGACCTTGTTGCTCACCTCGGGTGCGATTGTGACCGGCGAGCTGTTGCGCATGACCGCGCCGCGGAGACCCGGTGCGGCATGGCCGGAAGTTGTGCGCGAAATTGCGCCCGAAATCGCGCCCAAAATTATCTTGGCTGCTCCGCCGGAACCGGTGCGTGCGCCGGCGATCGCGCCCGAGCTTCCCGTGGCGGACCTCGCTGACGCGGATCACATCTCAGAGCCGGTGTTGAATGAGCCACGCGTGGACAGCCCTCGCATGGACACCGCGGCGGAAATCGGTGAAATCGGGCAGGTAGCGGATGTCCTGGTTGGCGCAGGCGTCGCGGCGCGCAAGGTTACCGTGCTTGGCACGGCATCGAGCGAGAGCATCACGCTGACCGCGTTGACGCTGGCGCGGCTGATGGCGCAGCAGGCGAAAGTCGTAGTCGTCGATCTCGTGGCATCCTCACCGATGATTCCCGCCGCGTCGGTCGATCCAGTGGCACCTGGACTTGCCGAACTGATGCAGGGCGAGGCGTCGTTTGCGCAGATCATCACCAAAGACCGGCTGTCGCGCGTTCATCTCGTCAGCGCCGGACGCCCGGGTTTCGACCGCGCGCAGCTCCAGTCGCCGCGGCTGGTGCTTGCGATCGACGCGCTGCTGCGGGTCTATGACCATGTGCTTATGGACGCCGGCACGGCCTCTGATCTGCCGGCCGAATTGCTGACGTCACAGGCGCAGGCAGTCGTGGTGCCCGAAGCATCGATGACGCAGGATGCGCGCGCGCTGATGTGCGACCAGCTCAGGGCGGTCGGCTTCTCCGAGGTGACGATGCTGAGCAAGCCGTGTCAGGATTCCGATGAGGTCGAGCCCGGACCGCGCGTGGTGGCGGCTTGA
- a CDS encoding undecaprenyl-phosphate glucose phosphotransferase, which translates to MLDAAATAAMAVTADHPPIERRRRLTPAAIAVSNQKVGRAYSPIVIAGAVRVMDFAMLSAIGVALYFGYVVPLSGFYWEFLAAIFGVAATAVICFQAADIYQVQLFRDHLRQMTRMISSWAFVFLLFIGASFIVKLGSEISRLWLTAFFLGGIAALVTGRVFLRSLVRSWARQGRLDRRTIIVGADENGEQLVQALKTQDDSDIQVLGVFDDRNDDRALDTCAGSPKLGKVDDIVEFARRTRIDLVLFALPISAETRILEMLKKLWVLPVDIRLSAHTNKLRFRPRSYSYLGEVPTLDVFEAPITDWDLVMKWLFDHVVGFMILVLALPVMGLVALAVRLDSPGPVLFRQKRFGFNNERIDVFKFRSMYHHQADPTASKVVTKNDPRVTRVGRFIRKTSLDELPQLFNVVFKSNLSLVGPRPHAVQGKLQSRLFDEAVDGYFARHRVKPGITGWAQINGWRGEVDTDEKIQKRVEFDLYYIENWSVLFDLYILLKTPLALMTKSENAY; encoded by the coding sequence ATGCTCGATGCCGCGGCAACGGCCGCGATGGCCGTCACCGCTGATCACCCACCGATCGAACGGCGCCGCAGGCTTACCCCGGCCGCTATTGCCGTCAGCAACCAGAAAGTCGGCCGCGCTTATTCGCCGATCGTGATCGCAGGCGCAGTTCGCGTCATGGATTTTGCGATGCTCAGCGCGATCGGCGTCGCGCTTTATTTCGGATATGTCGTCCCCCTCTCCGGCTTCTACTGGGAATTTCTCGCGGCGATCTTCGGCGTGGCCGCAACGGCCGTGATCTGCTTCCAGGCCGCCGACATCTACCAGGTGCAGCTATTCCGCGACCATCTTCGCCAGATGACCCGGATGATTTCATCCTGGGCGTTCGTGTTCCTGCTGTTCATCGGCGCATCCTTCATCGTCAAGCTCGGCAGCGAAATTTCGCGGCTCTGGCTTACGGCGTTTTTCCTTGGCGGTATTGCGGCGCTGGTGACCGGGCGGGTGTTCCTGCGCTCGCTGGTACGCAGTTGGGCCCGTCAGGGCCGGCTCGATCGTCGCACCATCATCGTGGGCGCGGACGAGAACGGCGAGCAGCTCGTCCAGGCGCTCAAGACCCAGGATGATTCCGACATCCAGGTGCTCGGGGTGTTCGACGACCGCAACGACGACCGCGCGCTGGATACCTGTGCAGGCAGCCCCAAGCTCGGCAAGGTCGACGACATCGTCGAATTCGCGCGCCGCACCCGCATCGACCTCGTGCTGTTCGCGCTGCCGATCTCGGCCGAGACGCGCATTCTGGAGATGCTGAAGAAGCTGTGGGTGCTGCCGGTCGACATCCGCCTCTCAGCCCATACCAACAAGCTGCGCTTCCGCCCCCGCTCCTATTCCTATCTCGGCGAGGTGCCCACCCTCGACGTGTTCGAGGCGCCGATCACCGACTGGGACCTGGTGATGAAGTGGCTGTTCGACCACGTCGTCGGCTTCATGATCCTGGTGCTGGCGCTGCCGGTGATGGGATTGGTCGCGCTTGCGGTCAGGCTCGACAGCCCGGGGCCGGTGCTGTTCCGCCAGAAAAGATTCGGCTTCAACAACGAGCGCATCGACGTCTTCAAGTTTCGCTCGATGTACCACCATCAGGCCGATCCGACCGCCTCCAAGGTCGTAACCAAAAACGATCCCCGCGTCACGCGCGTCGGGCGCTTCATCCGCAAGACCAGCCTCGACGAACTGCCGCAGCTCTTCAACGTCGTGTTCAAGAGCAACCTTTCGCTGGTCGGCCCGCGTCCCCACGCCGTGCAGGGCAAGCTGCAGAGCCGGTTGTTCGACGAGGCCGTCGACGGCTATTTCGCGCGCCACCGCGTCAAGCCGGGGATCACCGGCTGGGCGCAGATCAACGGCTGGCGCGGCGAAGTCGATACCGACGAGAAGATACAGAAGCGCGTCGAGTTCGATCTCTATTACATCGAGAACTGGTCGGTGCTGTTCGATCTCTACATTCTGCTCAAGACGCCGCTGGCGCTGATGACCAAGAGCGAGAACGCGTATTGA
- a CDS encoding glycosyltransferase family 4 protein → MPVVDGQPLRILHATRAPVGGIFRHILDLANGQADRGHHVGIIADSLTGGERAEQALAEIAPRLKLGVHRTAIRREPLPTDLLVWARFQRMIRELKPDVLHGHGAKAGAYMRLRTASRDRIRVYTPHGGSLHYPLATLKGNIYARVERALMNDTDLFLFESAFARDTYQRTIGTPKGLVRCVFNGVTATEFDAVVKADDATDLIYVGEFRHIKGADLLIDAVARLRAGGRPVTLTLAGDGEESASLKGQVEQLGLGDAVRFIGHVKARFGFSKGSLLVVPSRGDSMPYVVIEAAAAGIPMVAANIGGIPEIFGPHGDALFAPSNAAAMAEAIEAALKDPAAATAQAKSLRERIFMHFSQKAMVEGVFAGYRDAFANR, encoded by the coding sequence ATGCCTGTCGTTGACGGTCAGCCGCTTCGCATCCTGCACGCCACGCGCGCGCCTGTCGGCGGCATCTTCCGCCATATCCTCGATCTCGCCAACGGCCAGGCCGATCGCGGCCACCATGTCGGCATCATCGCCGACAGCCTCACCGGCGGCGAACGCGCCGAGCAGGCGCTGGCGGAAATCGCTCCACGCCTCAAGCTCGGCGTTCACCGCACGGCCATTCGCCGCGAGCCGCTTCCGACCGATCTACTGGTGTGGGCCCGGTTCCAGCGCATGATCCGCGAACTGAAGCCGGACGTGCTGCACGGTCACGGCGCCAAGGCCGGCGCCTACATGCGTTTGCGGACCGCTTCCCGCGACAGGATCCGGGTATACACCCCGCATGGCGGCTCGCTGCACTATCCGCTGGCGACGCTGAAGGGCAACATCTATGCCCGCGTCGAACGCGCGCTGATGAACGATACCGACCTGTTCCTGTTCGAAAGCGCGTTTGCGCGCGACACCTATCAGCGCACCATCGGCACGCCGAAGGGACTCGTGCGCTGCGTATTCAACGGCGTCACCGCCACTGAATTCGACGCGGTCGTGAAGGCCGATGACGCCACCGACCTGATCTATGTCGGCGAGTTCCGGCACATCAAGGGCGCCGACCTCCTGATCGACGCGGTGGCACGGCTGCGCGCCGGCGGCCGTCCGGTGACGCTCACGCTCGCCGGCGACGGCGAGGAAAGCGCAAGCCTCAAAGGCCAGGTGGAACAACTCGGCCTCGGCGACGCCGTGCGGTTCATCGGCCACGTCAAGGCGCGCTTCGGCTTCTCAAAGGGCTCGCTGCTGGTGGTTCCCTCCCGCGGCGACTCGATGCCCTATGTCGTGATCGAGGCGGCGGCTGCAGGAATTCCAATGGTCGCCGCCAACATCGGCGGCATCCCCGAGATTTTCGGTCCGCATGGCGATGCCTTGTTTGCTCCCAGCAACGCGGCCGCGATGGCGGAAGCGATCGAAGCCGCGCTGAAGGATCCGGCCGCGGCGACCGCACAGGCGAAATCGCTGCGCGAACGAATCTTCATGCATTTTTCGCAGAAGGCGATGGTCGAGGGCGTCTTCGCCGGCTACCGCGACGCGTTTGCCAATCGTTAA
- a CDS encoding Bug family tripartite tricarboxylate transporter substrate binding protein: MKLPHRRQFLHLAAATAALPALSTIARAQAYPTRPVRIIVGFPAGGSGDFHARLMGQWLSERLGQQFVVDNRPGAGGNIGTEAVVRAPADGYTLLLALTPNAINATLYDRLNFNFIRDIAPVAGIVHGPQVMVMHPAHPTRTVPDFIAYAKANPGKINMASGGVGTPGHLAGELFKIMTGVNLIHVPYRGEGPALTDAISGQFELMFVSGSPSLEFIRAGKLRALAVTTATRSPALPDVPTIAETVPGYEVTVWAGMGAPKGTPSEIIHKLNDHINAGLASPGIKARYADLGLTPLVFSPSDFGKFVADDTQRWAKVIRAANIKLE, from the coding sequence ATGAAACTTCCCCACCGAAGGCAGTTTCTGCATTTGGCTGCGGCCACTGCCGCGCTACCGGCGCTCTCGACCATCGCGCGAGCGCAAGCCTATCCGACGCGGCCGGTGCGCATCATCGTCGGCTTTCCCGCTGGCGGCTCGGGGGACTTTCACGCTCGTCTGATGGGTCAGTGGTTATCGGAGCGGCTCGGCCAGCAATTCGTCGTCGACAACCGGCCGGGTGCCGGCGGCAATATTGGCACGGAGGCAGTCGTCCGTGCACCGGCCGACGGCTATACGCTCCTGCTGGCCTTAACACCGAACGCAATCAACGCAACGCTCTACGACAGGCTTAACTTCAACTTCATCCGGGACATTGCACCGGTTGCCGGGATCGTGCATGGGCCCCAAGTCATGGTGATGCATCCTGCTCATCCCACCAGAACCGTTCCGGACTTCATCGCCTACGCCAAGGCCAATCCCGGCAAGATCAACATGGCGTCGGGCGGCGTCGGGACGCCGGGCCATCTGGCCGGCGAGCTGTTCAAGATCATGACTGGCGTCAACTTAATTCACGTGCCCTATCGCGGCGAAGGACCTGCCCTTACCGACGCGATTAGTGGGCAGTTCGAGCTAATGTTCGTCAGCGGGAGCCCATCGCTTGAGTTCATCCGGGCTGGTAAACTGCGAGCCCTTGCGGTGACCACCGCAACGCGGTCGCCGGCGCTGCCGGACGTGCCGACCATTGCCGAAACGGTCCCCGGATATGAGGTGACCGTGTGGGCGGGGATGGGTGCGCCGAAGGGCACACCGTCCGAGATCATTCACAAGCTCAACGATCATATCAATGCCGGACTAGCAAGCCCCGGTATCAAGGCGCGATACGCCGATCTGGGCCTTACGCCTCTTGTTTTCTCGCCATCTGACTTCGGAAAATTCGTCGCCGACGACACGCAAAGGTGGGCGAAGGTGATCCGCGCGGCCAACATCAAGCTGGAGTAA
- a CDS encoding GNAT family N-acetyltransferase, protein MTMAAAIDDRTADANGWSKASRIAGIDIVHDLAAAEGIWRRLEGAQTFFTPYQRFDFLSPWQRAVGQRDGLVPFIVVAYDAERRPLLLLPLALRHAYGARCASFMGGKHSTFNMALFDRDFAASATQADLEGLISAIAQRSEADVLTLHQQPVRWRDLPNPLALLPHQPSANDCPLLVMEPGAAPAALVSNSFRRRLKGKERKLQSLPGYRSRVASSEADITRLLDWFFRVKPLRMAEQKLPNVFADPGIEDFVRGACAAPLGGGKHAIDIHSLECDEEVIAIFAGVADGHRFSMMFNTYTMSANSKYSPGLILMRDIIDHYAGQGYGALDLGIGSDDYKRLFCKSEEPIFDSFIPLSQRGKLAAGVMSGLNRTKRLVKHNPALLEMAQKLRSAFS, encoded by the coding sequence ATGACCATGGCTGCCGCGATTGATGACCGAACGGCGGATGCAAATGGGTGGTCGAAGGCGAGCCGCATCGCCGGCATCGACATCGTCCACGACCTCGCCGCAGCGGAAGGCATCTGGCGCCGTCTGGAAGGCGCGCAAACCTTCTTCACGCCGTATCAGCGGTTCGACTTCCTCAGTCCCTGGCAGCGGGCGGTCGGCCAGCGCGACGGCCTCGTTCCCTTTATCGTGGTCGCCTACGACGCGGAACGCCGTCCGCTATTGCTGCTCCCGCTCGCGCTCAGGCACGCCTACGGCGCGCGTTGCGCCAGTTTCATGGGCGGCAAGCATTCCACCTTCAACATGGCGCTGTTCGACCGCGATTTCGCCGCAAGCGCAACGCAAGCCGATCTCGAGGGCCTGATATCGGCGATAGCGCAGCGATCCGAAGCCGACGTCCTCACACTGCACCAGCAACCGGTTCGCTGGCGCGATCTGCCTAATCCGCTTGCCTTGCTGCCGCATCAGCCCTCCGCCAATGATTGCCCGCTCTTGGTGATGGAGCCCGGCGCCGCGCCCGCGGCGCTGGTCAGCAATTCGTTCCGGCGCCGCCTCAAGGGCAAGGAACGCAAGCTGCAGTCCCTGCCCGGCTATCGCAGCCGCGTCGCGTCATCGGAGGCCGACATCACCCGACTGCTCGACTGGTTCTTCCGCGTCAAGCCGCTGCGGATGGCCGAACAGAAGCTGCCCAATGTGTTCGCCGATCCCGGCATCGAGGATTTCGTCCGCGGCGCCTGCGCCGCGCCGCTCGGCGGCGGCAAGCACGCCATCGATATCCACTCGCTGGAATGCGACGAGGAAGTGATCGCGATCTTCGCCGGCGTCGCCGACGGCCATCGCTTCTCGATGATGTTCAATACCTACACGATGTCGGCGAATTCGAAATACAGCCCCGGCCTGATTTTGATGCGCGACATCATCGATCACTATGCCGGACAGGGTTATGGCGCGCTCGACCTGGGGATCGGATCGGACGATTACAAGCGGCTGTTCTGCAAGAGCGAGGAGCCGATCTTCGATAGCTTCATCCCGCTCAGCCAGCGCGGCAAGCTCGCCGCCGGCGTCATGTCAGGCCTCAACCGCACCAAGCGGCTGGTGAAGCACAATCCGGCGCTGCTGGAGATGGCGCAAAAGCTGCGCAGCGCGTTCAGCTGA
- a CDS encoding polysaccharide deacetylase family protein produces MASDIGILRRAGMELAYFSGYFRLKQRETGGAGVILRFERVRPREFRPFQPNRWREITPQFLDRTIRALKRWNFDLITMDEVCRRAVTLPRANRFACLTFDGGCKDVITQAYPVLSKHGVPFTVYLPTAFPDGLGEAWWLALEDMIAREDRISLVIDRKERRFATGSTLEKYDTFEFLTSWMRTLPPPDLSFAIHDLCTRYSVDLATLSRAASMDWDDLAKLAADPLVTIGSATVNYPALSNLKEADAQREMTMGKAVAETALHRAVRHFAYPFGDRQSWRREHVVMGQEAGFASAVSTIAGVVEAKGYTNLHALPRIAWDGRQRSLRMMRVMLSGCMFPQVRPSRDNWI; encoded by the coding sequence TTGGCGTCGGATATCGGAATTTTGCGGCGGGCCGGGATGGAGCTCGCCTATTTCAGCGGCTACTTCAGGCTGAAGCAGCGGGAGACCGGCGGCGCCGGCGTCATTTTGCGGTTCGAGCGCGTGCGTCCGCGCGAATTCCGGCCGTTTCAGCCGAACCGATGGCGCGAAATCACGCCGCAATTTCTCGACCGGACGATCCGTGCGCTGAAGCGCTGGAACTTCGATCTGATCACGATGGACGAAGTGTGCCGGCGGGCGGTCACGCTGCCGAGGGCCAATCGATTTGCCTGCCTGACCTTCGACGGCGGCTGCAAGGATGTCATCACGCAGGCCTATCCGGTGCTGTCGAAGCACGGCGTGCCCTTCACCGTGTACCTGCCGACCGCGTTTCCGGACGGGCTCGGCGAAGCCTGGTGGCTCGCGCTGGAAGACATGATCGCGCGCGAGGATCGCATCAGCCTGGTGATCGACCGCAAGGAGCGGCGTTTCGCAACAGGCAGCACGCTGGAGAAGTATGACACTTTCGAATTTCTGACCAGCTGGATGCGGACGCTGCCGCCGCCGGATCTTTCGTTCGCAATCCACGACCTCTGCACGCGCTACTCCGTCGATCTCGCGACGCTGTCGCGCGCTGCGTCGATGGATTGGGACGATCTGGCGAAGCTCGCGGCTGATCCGCTAGTGACGATCGGTAGCGCAACGGTGAACTATCCCGCGCTGTCCAACCTGAAAGAGGCCGACGCGCAACGCGAAATGACCATGGGCAAGGCGGTCGCGGAGACCGCCTTGCATCGCGCCGTCAGGCATTTCGCCTATCCGTTCGGCGATCGGCAATCCTGGCGCCGCGAGCATGTCGTCATGGGGCAGGAGGCAGGTTTCGCCAGCGCGGTATCGACGATCGCGGGGGTCGTCGAGGCCAAGGGATATACAAATCTGCACGCGCTGCCGCGGATCGCCTGGGACGGCAGGCAGCGTTCGCTGCGCATGATGCGCGTGATGCTGTCGGGGTGCATGTTTCCGCAGGTCAGGCCGAGCCGGGATAATTGGATTTAG
- a CDS encoding O-antigen ligase domain-containing protein, producing the protein MAYAATAGGSLPSMTAAPGVLALQRAMVWLVGACGAIVFIEPSPYELATLAASLIFFATGLRMRLVFMPLLLLLFLINIGYSISAVAVMDRPNVPNWIATSWYMAVTVIFFAMVISEDTTARLDMLRRGLVLGAVIASLAGIAGYFNLVPGGRDLLTLYDRARGTFKDPNVYGAFLILPALFALQSVVSDKFGKSLRNAIAFGIMSLAILLAFSRAAWGMLVITSAVMLALMVLTSRSQSQRSRIIVMALVVVVLAAALVAVLLSFDSISQLFKQRASFDQSYDEGRFGRFGRHILGAEMALGLPFGIGPLQFNRFFPEDTHNSYLNAFMSGGWLSGVCYPALIFVTVLTSFRYVFVRVPWQPTYLAIFAAFLGTVGESFIIDTDHWRHFWMMLGTMWGMFVAAERWKANSNSAIMAPT; encoded by the coding sequence ATGGCGTATGCGGCGACAGCCGGGGGATCGCTCCCATCGATGACGGCCGCGCCCGGCGTGCTTGCCTTGCAGCGCGCGATGGTGTGGCTGGTCGGTGCATGCGGCGCCATCGTCTTTATCGAACCCTCGCCCTATGAGCTGGCGACGCTGGCCGCCTCGCTGATCTTCTTCGCAACGGGGTTGCGGATGCGCCTGGTGTTCATGCCGCTGCTGTTGCTCCTGTTCCTGATCAATATCGGCTACAGCATCAGCGCGGTCGCCGTGATGGACCGGCCCAATGTGCCGAACTGGATCGCAACCTCCTGGTACATGGCGGTCACGGTCATCTTCTTCGCGATGGTCATCTCCGAGGACACCACGGCGCGGCTCGACATGCTCCGGCGCGGCCTTGTCCTCGGCGCCGTGATTGCTTCGCTCGCCGGCATCGCGGGTTATTTCAATCTCGTTCCCGGCGGGCGCGACCTGCTGACGCTGTACGACCGTGCCCGCGGCACCTTCAAGGACCCGAACGTATACGGTGCGTTCCTTATCCTGCCTGCGCTGTTCGCGCTGCAAAGCGTCGTTTCGGACAAGTTCGGCAAATCGCTCCGCAACGCGATCGCGTTCGGCATCATGTCGCTGGCGATCCTGCTGGCGTTCTCACGCGCGGCGTGGGGCATGCTCGTCATCACCTCCGCCGTCATGCTGGCGCTGATGGTGCTGACCAGCCGCTCGCAGTCGCAGCGCTCGCGCATCATCGTCATGGCGCTGGTCGTGGTGGTGCTGGCGGCCGCGCTGGTCGCGGTATTGCTGTCGTTCGATTCCATCTCGCAGCTGTTCAAGCAGCGCGCCAGTTTCGACCAGAGCTATGATGAAGGCCGTTTCGGCCGCTTCGGCCGGCATATCCTCGGCGCCGAGATGGCGCTGGGCTTACCCTTCGGCATCGGGCCGCTGCAGTTCAATCGCTTCTTTCCCGAAGACACCCACAATTCCTACCTGAACGCGTTCATGTCGGGCGGCTGGCTCTCCGGCGTCTGCTATCCGGCGCTAATTTTCGTCACGGTGCTGACGAGCTTCCGCTATGTGTTCGTCCGCGTCCCCTGGCAGCCGACCTATCTGGCCATCTTCGCAGCTTTCCTCGGCACAGTCGGCGAGAGTTTTATCATCGATACCGACCATTGGCGGCATTTTTGGATGATGCTGGGCACGATGTGGGGCATGTTTGTCGCCGCTGAGCGCTGGAAAGCGAACAGCAATTCCGCGATTATGGCACCGACATAA